A genomic segment from Macrobrachium rosenbergii isolate ZJJX-2024 chromosome 58, ASM4041242v1, whole genome shotgun sequence encodes:
- the LOC136837258 gene encoding uncharacterized protein produces MLIKDIIEKCHFIRFQGRLFSVPKRDSQERRVILDLSVLNKAINCPKFKKLTIDQIRHTLPKDNYTSSIDLKDAYWHIPIQPHFRQYLGFRLGRSPVVQIQSDAIRPQCSPQSVHKIDQSDLRTTKTTGGECHGVSGRLADLGGIDRRVSRSVPNSGSDLAGLRVPNQLGKVMAEARKEVQMARPTMVSRKRKASPTRDLQEVNSRSGKEVQKSQEFFQKEPRSAAGQTPICINSRSSLENDFEGFERILILKANKSFREHKVPVKRRCKTMLKPWASNQALKSSVQLVPKPVSVTIHTDASAKDGWGGHSDQNKVSGKWSGALKSCHINIKEMMAVLLSLKGLKPKRGSLIQLFIDNKPVVQCLKRGGSRSKPLNHIVLGIMRLAQVKKWTLSASHLAGAQNVLADSLSRVKAQEGEWELDSGSFSGILQDHPYLQVDLFATRDNHKLPNFVTPYHDLRAVTRDALSLDWNLLGNIYLFPPTAIL; encoded by the coding sequence atgtTAATAAAGGACATAATAGAGAAATGCCACTTTATCAGGTTCCAGGGGAGGCTTTTTAGTGTTCCAAAGAGGGACTCTCAGGAAAGGAGAGTCATTCTGGACCTCTCTGtcctcaacaaagcaataaactgtcCCAAATTCAAAAAGCTGACGATAGATCAGATAAGACATACCTTGCCAAAGGACAACTACACCTCTTCTATCGACTTGAAAGACGCATATTGGCACATTCCAATCCAACCTCATTTTCGCCAGTATCTAGGATTCCGTCTAGGTAGGTCGCCagtcgtacagattcaaagtgatgccattcggcctcaatgtagcccccagagtGTTCACAAAATTGACCAAAGTGATCTTAGAACAACTAAGACTACAGGGGGTGAATGTCATGgcgtatctggacgattggctgatcTGGGCGGAATCGATAGAAGAGTGTCTAGAAGCGTCCCGAATAGTGGTTCAGACCTTGCAGGACTTCGGGTTCCtaatcaactgggaaaagtcatggctgaagccagaaaagaagttcagatggCTAGGCCTACAATGGTGTCTAGAAAGCGGAAAGCTAGCCCTACCAGAGACCTCCAGGAGGTCAATAGTAGATCAGGTAAAGAGGTTCAGAAAAGCCAAGAGTTTTTCCAGAAGGAACCTAGAAGTGCTGCAGGGCAAACTCCTATTTGCATCAATAGTAGATCCAGTCTTGAGAAcgactttgaaggatttgaacggattctcattttaaaggcaaacaaatcattcagaGAACACAAGGTCCCGGTGAAAAGGAGGTGCAAGACAATGCTCAAACCGTGGGCATCGAATCAGGCCCTGAAATCTTCAGTCCAGCTAGTCCCAAAACCAGTCTCAGTGACCATTCATACGGATGCTTCGGCGAAGGACGGATGGGGGGGACACTCAGATCAAAACAAAGTGTCCGGGAAGTGGTCGGGAGCCCTCAAATCTTgccatatcaatatcaaagaaatgatggcagtgctcctgtcactcaagggactgaaacccaagaggggatctcttattcagttgttcatagacaACAAGCCAGTGGTACAATGCTTGAAGCGTGGGGGATCAAGGTCAAAGCCATTGAATCATATAGTGCTGGGGATCATGAGATTAGCTCAGGTGAAGAAATGGACTCTGTCAGCATCCCACCTTGCGGGAGCTCAGAATGTCCTAGCGGACTCCCTCTCCAGAGTCAAAGCccaggaaggggagtgggaattGGACAGCGGGTCATTCAGCGGGATCCTCCAAGATCACCCATATCTTCAggtagatctgttcgcaacacGCGACAATCACAAATTACCGAATTTTGTCACCCCCTATCACGACCTTCGAGCAGTGACCAGAGACGCGCTTTCGCTGGACTGGAACCTGCTGGggaacatttatctgtttcccccaactgcaatactataa